The following proteins are encoded in a genomic region of Streptomyces collinus Tu 365:
- a CDS encoding TetR/AcrR family transcriptional regulator: MSTKVRTADTRERILTAACEVIAEIGFEKIRMRMVAERAGVSTALLHYHFDTREKLFTEAMTHSFANTALDAERDAETAPAAVVLARILRSLLPTDPELRQDWRLWQELWARSLRDETTRAFAVDLYAQLHAWVAGAVRRGIASGEFAPADVDGLSTLVLSLSDGYGIRLMLRDPAVTLDTALTAIWRQVSAALGLPDALPET, from the coding sequence GTGTCGACCAAAGTGCGCACGGCGGACACGCGTGAGCGCATCCTGACGGCGGCGTGCGAGGTCATCGCGGAGATCGGCTTCGAGAAGATCCGCATGCGCATGGTCGCCGAGCGGGCCGGCGTGTCCACGGCCCTGCTGCACTACCACTTCGACACGCGCGAGAAGCTGTTCACCGAGGCGATGACCCACTCCTTCGCCAACACCGCCCTCGACGCCGAACGCGACGCGGAGACGGCACCGGCGGCGGTCGTGCTGGCCCGCATCCTGCGCAGCCTGCTGCCCACCGATCCCGAACTGCGCCAGGACTGGCGGCTGTGGCAGGAGCTGTGGGCCAGGTCCCTGCGCGACGAGACCACCCGGGCCTTCGCCGTGGACCTGTACGCGCAGCTGCACGCCTGGGTGGCCGGCGCGGTCCGGCGCGGCATCGCCTCCGGCGAGTTCGCGCCGGCCGACGTGGACGGCCTCAGCACCCTGGTGCTGTCCCTCAGCGACGGTTACGGCATCCGCCTCATGCTGCGCGACCCGGCCGTCACCCTCGACACGGCGCTCACCGCCATCTGGCGTCAGGTGTCCGCCGCGCTCGGCCTGCCGGACGCGCTGCCCGAGACGTGA
- a CDS encoding 3-hydroxybutyryl-CoA dehydrogenase: MTDIERVGVVGCGLMGAGIAEVCARAGVPVTVVERDAEAARAGRLRIDRSLDRAVAHGRLDAGRREAAAALITVVDQLEALHDRDLVIEAVAEDERLKLDVFRRLDAVVTGDRAVLASNTSSIPVIRLATATGCPERVVGVHFFNPVPVLRLVELVPSLLTSPATAARAESFLTGALGKEVVRTRDKAGFVVNALLVPYLLAAVRMVETGSATAEDIDRAMALGCAHPLGPLALADLIGLDTTRAIAESLYAEFREPQYSPPPLLSRMVEAGLLGRKSGRGFHTYDAAPRPEAAAPAGPR; this comes from the coding sequence ATGACCGACATCGAGCGCGTGGGGGTGGTCGGCTGCGGCCTCATGGGCGCCGGCATCGCCGAGGTCTGCGCGCGCGCCGGCGTACCCGTGACGGTCGTGGAACGCGACGCGGAGGCGGCCCGTGCGGGACGGCTGCGGATCGACCGGTCGCTCGACCGTGCCGTCGCGCACGGCAGGCTGGACGCCGGACGGCGCGAGGCGGCCGCGGCCCTGATCACCGTCGTGGACCAGCTCGAAGCCCTGCACGACCGCGATCTGGTGATCGAGGCGGTGGCCGAGGACGAGCGCCTGAAGCTCGACGTCTTCCGCCGCCTCGACGCGGTGGTCACCGGCGACCGCGCCGTCCTGGCGAGCAACACCTCCTCCATCCCGGTCATCCGGCTCGCCACCGCGACCGGCTGCCCGGAACGCGTCGTCGGCGTGCACTTCTTCAACCCCGTACCGGTCCTGCGGCTCGTCGAGCTCGTCCCGTCCCTGCTCACCTCGCCCGCCACCGCGGCCCGGGCGGAGAGCTTCTTGACGGGCGCGCTCGGCAAGGAGGTCGTACGGACCCGGGACAAGGCCGGGTTCGTCGTCAACGCGCTCCTCGTGCCCTACCTGCTGGCCGCCGTCCGCATGGTGGAGACGGGCAGCGCCACGGCCGAGGACATCGACCGCGCCATGGCCCTCGGCTGCGCGCACCCGCTCGGGCCGCTCGCCCTGGCCGACCTGATCGGCCTCGACACCACCCGCGCCATCGCCGAATCGCTGTACGCCGAGTTCCGCGAACCGCAGTACTCACCGCCGCCCCTGCTGTCCCGGATGGTCGAGGCCGGCCTGCTCGGGCGGAAGTCCGGGCGGGGCTTCCACACCTACGACGCCGCCCCGCGACCCGAGGCGGCCGCACCGGCGGGCCCGAGGTGA
- a CDS encoding NAD-dependent epimerase/dehydratase family protein, with product MRVFVAGGSGVLGRRLVPQLVARGHQVTATTTRAARLDLVRRLGATGVVMDGLDAESVAEAVAAARPDAVVHQMTAISTAHAGKPDIKHPDRWFAKTNRLRREGTDHLLAAAAATGVPHVVAQGYASWNGIREGGPVKTEEDPLDLLEGTAAQAGLETLRYAEDAVLRAGGAVLRYGAFYGPGAIDDQVELVRKRQYPLVGRGTGYSSWVHLDDAAGATVLAVERKARGVFNVVDDEPAPASEWLPWLAACAGAKRPRRVPVWLARLLAGDQAVVMMTEGRGFSNAKAKRELGWEPRHPSWRQGFEEELA from the coding sequence ATGCGGGTGTTCGTGGCAGGCGGCAGCGGGGTACTGGGGCGGCGGCTGGTGCCGCAACTGGTGGCACGGGGGCACCAGGTGACCGCCACGACGACGCGCGCGGCCAGGCTGGACCTGGTGCGGCGGCTGGGCGCGACCGGGGTCGTGATGGACGGGCTGGACGCGGAGTCGGTGGCCGAGGCCGTGGCCGCGGCCCGGCCGGACGCGGTCGTGCACCAGATGACCGCGATCTCCACGGCACACGCCGGCAAACCCGACATCAAGCATCCGGACCGCTGGTTCGCCAAGACCAACCGGCTGCGCAGGGAGGGCACGGACCACCTGCTGGCGGCGGCCGCGGCCACCGGCGTGCCCCATGTCGTCGCGCAGGGGTACGCCAGCTGGAACGGGATCCGTGAGGGCGGCCCGGTGAAGACCGAGGAGGACCCGCTCGACCTGCTGGAGGGCACGGCGGCGCAGGCCGGCCTGGAGACGCTGCGCTACGCCGAGGACGCCGTCCTGCGGGCCGGCGGCGCCGTCCTGCGCTACGGCGCCTTCTACGGCCCCGGCGCCATCGACGACCAGGTCGAGCTGGTCCGCAAGCGGCAGTACCCGCTCGTCGGGCGGGGGACCGGCTACAGCTCCTGGGTGCACCTGGACGACGCGGCGGGCGCCACCGTCCTGGCCGTCGAGCGGAAGGCCCGGGGCGTGTTCAACGTCGTCGACGACGAACCCGCACCGGCGAGCGAGTGGCTGCCCTGGCTGGCCGCCTGCGCGGGAGCGAAACGGCCGCGACGGGTCCCGGTGTGGCTGGCCCGGCTGCTCGCCGGTGACCAGGCCGTCGTGATGATGACCGAGGGGCGCGGCTTCTCCAACGCGAAGGCCAAGCGCGAACTCGGCTGGGAACCGCGCCACCCGTCGTGGCGCCAGGGTTTCGAGGAGGAGCTGGCATGA
- a CDS encoding acyl-CoA dehydrogenase family protein — MDFRLTPRQARLKADARALTDFIAAYEERCEEDNGLPAGAHAEIRDAVLDAGLQAVNMPAEWGGAGLTVAEQVTVQEELGRLTGALWDMVWRPANALRFCTPEQRERFLVPVIRGERRDCYAVTERGAGSDPQNIATTATKTDQGWVLNGEKWFVTVGDHADFMIVLAAAGPGRAPTLFLVDKDTPGIEMTRVPRFMHTFVYEHPEFTFTDVQVGPDAVLGGIGEGYDITRSWFTEERLMIAARTTGAAERALELARDWAVEREQFGAPIASYQLVQGMLADCAVDIAVNRAYTHQVAWEVDRASAEDRKTLHAKAAIAKLAASEASGRVVDRCLQIHGGRGYDRAFAVERLYRELRVDRIWEGTSEIQRLIIANELVKRGTGVLELPVA; from the coding sequence ATGGACTTCCGTCTCACCCCGCGCCAGGCCCGGCTCAAGGCCGACGCGCGCGCCCTCACCGACTTCATCGCCGCCTACGAGGAGCGGTGCGAGGAGGACAACGGCCTGCCCGCCGGCGCCCACGCCGAGATCCGCGACGCGGTGCTCGACGCCGGGCTCCAGGCCGTCAACATGCCGGCCGAGTGGGGCGGCGCCGGTCTCACCGTCGCCGAACAGGTCACCGTGCAGGAGGAGCTGGGCCGGCTCACCGGCGCCCTGTGGGACATGGTGTGGCGGCCCGCCAACGCGCTCAGGTTCTGCACCCCCGAGCAGCGCGAGCGCTTCCTCGTCCCGGTGATCAGGGGCGAGCGGCGCGACTGCTACGCCGTGACCGAGCGGGGCGCGGGCTCGGACCCGCAGAACATCGCCACCACGGCGACGAAGACCGACCAGGGGTGGGTGCTGAACGGCGAGAAGTGGTTCGTGACCGTCGGCGACCACGCCGACTTCATGATCGTGCTCGCCGCCGCGGGCCCCGGGCGCGCGCCCACGCTGTTCCTCGTCGACAAGGACACCCCCGGCATAGAGATGACGCGCGTCCCGCGCTTCATGCACACCTTCGTCTACGAGCACCCCGAGTTCACCTTCACCGACGTCCAGGTCGGCCCGGACGCCGTCCTCGGCGGCATCGGCGAGGGCTACGACATCACCCGCTCCTGGTTCACCGAGGAGCGCCTGATGATCGCGGCCCGTACCACCGGCGCCGCCGAACGGGCCCTGGAGCTGGCCCGTGACTGGGCGGTGGAGCGCGAGCAGTTCGGGGCCCCGATCGCCTCGTACCAGCTCGTCCAGGGGATGCTCGCGGACTGTGCCGTGGACATCGCCGTCAACCGCGCCTACACCCATCAGGTCGCCTGGGAGGTCGACCGGGCCTCCGCCGAGGACCGCAAGACGCTGCACGCCAAGGCCGCCATCGCCAAGCTCGCGGCCAGCGAGGCCTCGGGCCGGGTGGTCGACCGGTGCCTGCAGATCCACGGCGGCCGCGGCTACGACCGCGCTTTCGCCGTCGAGCGCCTCTACCGCGAGCTGCGCGTCGACCGGATCTGGGAGGGCACCTCCGAGATCCAGCGGCTGATCATCGCCAACGAGCTGGTCAAGCGCGGCACGGGCGTGCTGGAGCTGCCCGTCGCCTGA
- a CDS encoding RNA polymerase sigma-70 factor: protein MSAPEESRTTRAEEFEELRPLLFSIAYRILGSVSEAEDAVQETWLRYETSTTRPASVKAFLSSVVTRLSIDVLRSARVRREEYVGPWFPEPLLADPYQDPARSAELADSVSMAALLLLERLTPLERAVFVLREVFGFGFAEIASAVGRGEPACRQLAVRARRHMDAGRPRFAADRKEREELAERFFEAFREGDVDGLRELLAVDVHLIGDSGGKAPRWGKGVFGADKVAWALSVLLPPFTRVGGVVDPCQVNGQPGAVFRDRDGKVVNTWSLEILDGRIQAIRTVLNPDKLGHVGPVAHAWAIVEEVRRARRPGEPEPAPATPLSAPRPT from the coding sequence ATGAGCGCGCCGGAGGAGAGCCGCACCACGCGCGCGGAGGAGTTCGAGGAACTGCGGCCACTGCTGTTCTCGATCGCCTACCGGATCCTCGGCAGCGTGAGCGAGGCCGAGGACGCCGTCCAGGAGACCTGGCTCCGCTACGAGACCTCCACCACGCGCCCCGCTTCGGTCAAGGCGTTCCTGTCCTCCGTGGTGACCCGTCTCTCCATCGACGTGCTGCGCTCCGCGCGGGTCCGCCGGGAGGAGTACGTGGGGCCCTGGTTCCCCGAGCCGCTGCTCGCCGACCCCTACCAGGACCCGGCCCGCTCCGCCGAACTGGCCGACTCTGTGTCGATGGCGGCCCTGCTCCTGCTCGAACGGCTCACTCCGCTGGAACGGGCCGTCTTCGTGCTGCGGGAGGTGTTCGGCTTCGGCTTCGCCGAGATCGCGTCGGCGGTGGGACGCGGCGAGCCGGCGTGCCGTCAGCTCGCGGTGCGGGCCCGCCGGCACATGGACGCCGGCCGGCCGCGCTTCGCGGCCGACCGCAAGGAACGCGAGGAACTCGCCGAACGGTTCTTCGAGGCCTTCAGGGAGGGCGACGTCGACGGGCTGCGCGAACTCCTCGCCGTCGACGTCCACCTCATCGGCGACAGCGGGGGCAAGGCACCGCGCTGGGGCAAGGGCGTGTTCGGCGCCGACAAGGTGGCCTGGGCGCTCTCCGTCCTCCTCCCACCCTTCACGCGCGTGGGCGGCGTCGTCGATCCCTGCCAGGTGAACGGCCAGCCGGGTGCCGTCTTCCGCGACCGGGACGGCAAGGTCGTCAACACCTGGTCGCTGGAGATCCTCGACGGCCGCATCCAGGCGATCCGCACCGTCCTCAACCCCGACAAACTCGGACACGTGGGCCCGGTGGCGCACGCCTGGGCGATCGTCGAGGAGGTACGCCGGGCCCGTCGCCCCGGCGAACCCGAGCCGGCCCCGGCCACCCCTTTGTCAGCTCCTCGGCCGACATGA
- a CDS encoding acyl-CoA dehydrogenase family protein produces MDMRYTPEQADLKRRAADYARLLMRHEDQSEQAGGPLPQQLVTELTRAAMDAGVYAINMPAEWGGAGLSLLDQVIVEEEFGKVTNCLWDIPWRPANVLAYGDERQREKYLLPVIRAEKFDAFAVTEPGAGSDPSSGTSTASRADGGWLLNGEKWFVTCGDIADFLLVQADAGPDRLPTLFFVDKAAPGVEMTRVPHFMHSAVNGHPEFTFTDVFVADEDVLGGVGNGYELTKEWFTDERLMIAARTTGAAERALELARDWAVEREQFGAPIASYQLVQGMLADCAVDIAVNRAYTHQVAWEADQPGTDRKTLHAKASTAKLAASEAAGRVADRCLQIFGGRGYDRTYPVERMYRELRVDRIWEGTSEIQRLIIANELIKRGTRVLALPTH; encoded by the coding sequence ATGGACATGCGCTACACCCCCGAGCAGGCCGACCTCAAGCGCCGCGCCGCCGACTACGCCCGACTGCTGATGCGCCACGAGGACCAGTCCGAGCAGGCCGGCGGCCCCCTGCCCCAGCAGCTCGTCACCGAACTGACCCGGGCCGCGATGGACGCAGGCGTCTACGCCATCAACATGCCCGCCGAGTGGGGCGGAGCCGGCCTCAGCCTCCTCGACCAGGTCATCGTGGAGGAGGAGTTCGGGAAGGTCACCAACTGCCTCTGGGACATCCCCTGGCGGCCCGCCAACGTCCTCGCGTACGGCGACGAACGGCAGCGCGAGAAGTACCTGCTGCCGGTCATCCGGGCCGAGAAGTTCGACGCCTTCGCGGTCACCGAGCCGGGCGCCGGCTCCGACCCCTCCTCCGGCACCTCCACCGCCTCCCGCGCCGACGGCGGCTGGCTGCTCAACGGGGAGAAGTGGTTCGTCACCTGCGGCGACATCGCCGACTTCCTGCTGGTGCAGGCGGACGCCGGCCCGGACCGGCTGCCCACCCTCTTCTTCGTCGACAAGGCGGCGCCCGGCGTCGAGATGACCCGCGTCCCGCACTTCATGCACTCCGCGGTCAACGGGCACCCCGAGTTCACCTTCACCGACGTCTTCGTGGCCGACGAGGACGTGCTCGGCGGTGTCGGCAACGGCTACGAGCTGACCAAGGAGTGGTTCACCGACGAGCGCCTGATGATCGCGGCCCGCACCACCGGCGCCGCCGAACGGGCCCTGGAGCTGGCCCGTGACTGGGCGGTGGAGCGCGAGCAGTTCGGGGCCCCGATCGCCTCGTACCAGCTCGTCCAGGGGATGCTCGCGGACTGCGCCGTGGACATCGCCGTCAACCGCGCCTACACCCACCAGGTCGCCTGGGAGGCCGACCAGCCGGGCACCGACCGCAAGACCCTGCACGCCAAGGCCTCCACCGCCAAGCTCGCCGCCAGCGAGGCCGCCGGCCGCGTCGCCGACCGCTGCCTGCAGATCTTCGGCGGGCGCGGCTACGACCGCACCTACCCCGTCGAGCGCATGTACCGCGAGTTGCGCGTCGACCGGATCTGGGAGGGCACCTCCGAGATCCAGCGGCTGATCATCGCCAACGAGCTGATCAAGCGCGGTACCCGCGTCCTGGCCCTGCCCACGCACTGA
- a CDS encoding PfkB family carbohydrate kinase → MNILGFGDNVVDRFVDRGIDYPGGNCVNVAVYARRLGADTAYLGVFGDDDLGAFLRTAVAAEGVAVERSVVRHGESGVSTLHVRGGDRVFLDYNGGGVTVREPLVLDGDLLAYAASFSLVHSSVYSRTESELPKLAAAGPLVSFDLSDDEEFRTPAYLDRVCPHLDLALLSCSDLDEAATRRLLEAVAARGAGMVLATRGLAGAAVYDGRTLVTAPAHTADAGSMADTMGCGDAFLAGFTVSLLQDGWSRGNPPAAAALERALRHGARSAHDQCFVEAAFGRGRPTTTAGPTAA, encoded by the coding sequence ATGAACATCCTCGGTTTCGGCGACAACGTCGTGGACCGTTTCGTGGACCGCGGCATCGACTACCCGGGCGGCAACTGCGTCAACGTCGCCGTGTACGCGCGCCGGCTCGGGGCCGACACCGCCTACCTGGGGGTGTTCGGCGACGACGACCTCGGCGCCTTCCTCCGTACGGCCGTGGCGGCCGAGGGCGTCGCCGTGGAGCGCAGCGTGGTGCGGCACGGCGAGTCCGGCGTCTCCACCCTGCACGTCCGGGGCGGCGACCGGGTGTTCCTCGACTACAACGGCGGCGGGGTCACCGTACGCGAACCCCTGGTCCTGGACGGCGACCTGCTCGCCTACGCGGCGTCGTTCTCGCTCGTGCACTCCAGCGTCTACTCGCGCACCGAGAGCGAACTGCCCAAGCTCGCCGCGGCGGGCCCGCTGGTCAGCTTCGACCTCTCCGACGACGAGGAGTTCCGCACTCCCGCCTACCTGGACCGTGTCTGCCCCCACCTCGACCTGGCCCTGCTGTCCTGCTCGGACCTGGACGAGGCGGCCACCCGGAGGCTGCTGGAAGCGGTGGCGGCACGCGGGGCGGGCATGGTGCTGGCGACCCGCGGTCTGGCCGGGGCCGCCGTGTACGACGGCCGGACGCTGGTCACGGCGCCGGCCCACACGGCGGACGCCGGCTCCATGGCCGACACCATGGGCTGCGGTGACGCGTTCCTCGCCGGTTTCACCGTGTCGCTGCTCCAGGACGGCTGGTCCCGGGGCAACCCGCCGGCGGCGGCCGCGCTGGAGCGCGCCCTGCGGCACGGCGCCCGGTCGGCGCACGACCAGTGCTTCGTGGAGGCGGCTTTCGGCCGCGGCCGGCCCACCACCACCGCCGGTCCCACCGCCGCCTGA
- a CDS encoding SGNH/GDSL hydrolase family protein, whose amino-acid sequence MRHSRTASYAASLLLAAAGALAGPATAEPAPRTTATGYVALGDSYSAGVGAGDYLGSDAGCLRSGRAFPALWTAAHRPSSFAFTACNGARTKDVLAGQLGPLGPRTGLVSITVGGSDAGFGRVMATCVIPGRTACLSAITGALSYVDGTLAGDLDRLYAAIRVKAPAARVVVLGYPHFYRLRGTCAGGLQDVERSALNAAVDHLDNVIARHALDHGFVYADPRTTFAGHEICSAGPWLRSVTWTDLTESYHPTAPGQALGYLPLFAGAAL is encoded by the coding sequence ATGCGACACTCCCGGACCGCGTCCTACGCGGCCTCCCTGCTCCTCGCCGCCGCCGGCGCGCTCGCGGGCCCGGCGACCGCGGAACCGGCGCCCCGCACGACGGCCACCGGCTATGTGGCCCTGGGTGACTCCTACTCGGCCGGCGTCGGAGCGGGCGACTACCTCGGCTCCGACGCCGGCTGTCTGCGCAGCGGCCGGGCGTTCCCCGCCCTGTGGACCGCGGCGCACCGGCCGTCCTCCTTCGCCTTCACCGCGTGCAACGGTGCCCGGACCAAGGACGTGCTGGCCGGGCAGCTCGGTCCGCTCGGTCCCCGTACCGGTCTGGTCAGCATCACGGTGGGCGGCAGTGACGCGGGTTTCGGCCGGGTCATGGCGACCTGCGTGATCCCGGGCCGCACCGCCTGCCTGTCCGCGATCACGGGCGCGCTGTCGTACGTGGACGGGACGCTCGCGGGCGACCTCGACCGGCTCTACGCGGCCATCCGGGTCAAGGCGCCCGCCGCCCGTGTGGTGGTGCTCGGCTACCCGCACTTCTACCGGCTGCGCGGCACCTGTGCGGGCGGCCTCCAGGACGTCGAGCGGTCGGCGCTCAACGCCGCGGTGGACCACCTCGACAACGTGATCGCGAGGCACGCCCTCGACCACGGCTTCGTCTACGCCGATCCGCGGACCACCTTCGCCGGGCACGAGATCTGCTCCGCCGGCCCGTGGCTGCGCAGCGTGACCTGGACGGATCTCACCGAGTCGTACCACCCCACAGCACCCGGCCAGGCGCTCGGCTACCTGCCGCTGTTCGCCGGCGCGGCGTTGTGA
- a CDS encoding CDP-alcohol phosphatidyltransferase family protein: protein MDFSSALRHLSAAQKPGRGVSLYTRFVNRPAGRLLAAAAHRAGLTPNQVTAASAAVTSTALVAIGCCRPAPALGPWVALALVLGFALDSADGQLARLHRTASPTGEWTDHVVDCGKLLGVHAAVLISFYRFFDLPHPALLLAPLVFQFSAVLLFFGGILTEQLRGRQTGPDPGPRPLSAVRGVALLPLDYGLLCLTFAFLGQRQVFCLLYATLLAAHAALVPAFLVKWYRELAGRAPAERTHALAWGRSA, encoded by the coding sequence ATGGACTTCTCCAGTGCGCTGAGGCATCTCTCCGCGGCGCAGAAACCCGGTAGAGGAGTGTCCCTCTACACCCGGTTCGTCAACCGGCCCGCCGGCCGGCTGCTCGCGGCGGCCGCCCACCGCGCCGGGCTGACGCCCAACCAGGTGACCGCAGCCAGCGCCGCCGTCACCTCCACTGCCCTGGTCGCGATCGGCTGCTGCCGGCCCGCGCCGGCGCTCGGGCCCTGGGTCGCCCTCGCGCTGGTGCTCGGCTTCGCCCTCGACTCCGCGGACGGGCAGCTCGCCCGGTTGCACCGCACCGCGAGCCCGACGGGCGAGTGGACGGACCACGTGGTGGACTGCGGCAAACTGCTCGGCGTCCACGCGGCCGTCCTGATCTCCTTCTACCGCTTCTTCGACCTGCCGCATCCGGCCCTGCTGCTCGCCCCGCTGGTCTTCCAGTTCTCGGCCGTGCTGCTGTTCTTCGGCGGGATCCTGACGGAGCAGCTGCGCGGACGGCAGACCGGGCCGGACCCCGGGCCCCGCCCCCTCTCCGCCGTCCGCGGCGTGGCGCTGCTCCCGCTCGACTACGGCCTGCTGTGCCTGACGTTCGCGTTCCTGGGCCAACGGCAGGTCTTCTGCCTGCTGTACGCGACCCTGCTGGCCGCCCACGCGGCGCTGGTGCCCGCCTTCCTCGTCAAGTGGTACCGCGAGCTCGCCGGCCGGGCCCCGGCGGAACGGACGCATGCCCTCGCGTGGGGCCGAAGCGCCTGA
- a CDS encoding S1 family peptidase: protein MHRGRLVHPLLAACLIVGALSAAGAFPASATGSTGRTAPPAASAAPAGDGILTAMRRDLGLTRAQAETRLRAERAASALDPVARRTAGGAYAGSWFDPARGRLTVALTPRATPAARRAIETAGADVRTVAHSARLLDGVKARIDRMSAPAGVSGWHVDPRVNKVVVDIARSARSDNDVQGFLSRARATGPVTVRTIRSAPRTLAAGTVGGDPYYTGNVRCSIGFSVYGGFVTAGHCAQPGAGVNGWDGSYIGTFQGSSFPDNDYAWVSVGSGWWTVPVVLGWGTVPDQLVRGSAVAPVGSSVCRSGSTSHWHCGTVLALNETVNYSQGAVHQLTRTNACAEPGDSGGSFITGDQAQGVTSGGWGNCSSGGETWFQPVNEILNRYGLTLHTY from the coding sequence ATGCACCGCGGAAGACTTGTGCACCCACTCCTGGCCGCGTGCCTCATCGTCGGCGCTCTGAGCGCCGCGGGCGCCTTCCCCGCCTCGGCCACCGGCTCCACCGGCCGGACCGCGCCCCCTGCCGCCTCGGCCGCGCCCGCCGGCGACGGGATCCTGACCGCCATGCGGCGGGACCTCGGCCTCACCCGCGCACAGGCCGAGACCCGGCTCCGGGCCGAACGGGCCGCCTCGGCGCTCGACCCAGTGGCGCGGCGCACGGCCGGCGGCGCCTACGCGGGCTCCTGGTTCGACCCCGCGCGCGGGCGCCTGACGGTGGCGCTCACGCCGCGGGCCACACCGGCCGCCCGTCGCGCGATCGAGACGGCCGGCGCCGACGTCCGTACGGTCGCGCACAGCGCCCGGCTGCTGGACGGCGTCAAGGCCCGCATCGACCGGATGTCCGCCCCGGCCGGCGTGAGCGGCTGGCACGTCGACCCCAGGGTCAACAAGGTCGTCGTCGACATCGCCCGCTCCGCCCGCTCCGACAACGATGTCCAGGGGTTCCTGTCCCGGGCCCGCGCGACGGGCCCCGTCACCGTCCGCACCATCCGTTCCGCCCCGCGCACCCTGGCCGCCGGCACGGTCGGCGGAGACCCCTACTACACGGGCAACGTCCGCTGCTCCATAGGCTTCTCGGTGTACGGCGGCTTCGTCACCGCCGGGCACTGCGCCCAGCCCGGAGCGGGTGTCAACGGCTGGGACGGCTCCTACATCGGCACCTTCCAGGGCTCCTCGTTCCCGGACAACGACTACGCCTGGGTGAGCGTCGGCAGCGGCTGGTGGACGGTCCCGGTCGTGCTCGGCTGGGGCACGGTGCCCGACCAGCTCGTGCGCGGCTCGGCCGTGGCCCCCGTCGGCTCCTCGGTCTGCCGGTCCGGATCGACCTCGCACTGGCACTGCGGCACGGTCCTGGCGCTGAACGAGACCGTCAACTACAGCCAGGGTGCGGTGCACCAGCTGACCAGGACGAACGCCTGCGCCGAACCGGGCGACTCCGGCGGCTCCTTCATCACCGGCGACCAGGCCCAGGGCGTCACCTCCGGCGGCTGGGGCAACTGCAGCAGCGGCGGCGAGACCTGGTTCCAGCCCGTCAACGAGATCCTCAACCGCTACGGCCTGACCCTGCACACCTACTGA